TGCGAGGCTGAGCTAGACCCATCTATCACTGACGCACAGCGAGTCTCAGGCTTGTCCCTTTGACAACAACGTCCCTTTTGTTACCTTGCTATTATGCCTGGCAGCTTCTTGTCCATGAATTCCTGCATGCACTGGTGTTCCGTGGAATGGCTGAGAAACCTCCGGAAAGATTCAACATATCTCCCGTGGTCAGAAAACAAGCTCCTCATGGAAGatgccatgtttggttttctgagaaAGACAGAGTGGGAAGCAAGGTTTAActtcccctccttctcttcccagtTCCCTCAttctttccccacccccaccagtttctatccaaaaaaaaaaaaacgctaaGCTTGTTTTGAATTTAACATGCACCAAAGGCTGGCATGCAGAGCTCATTACTGACTCAATATTTGAACAGCAGTTTGCACTGATACTTTAACCCCTACGCGGTTGTTTTATAAGAAATAGAAGTACTAAAGCAAGGCTGTAAATACACTGCTAAAActtttcaaactcctgatgttGAAAGGTCATAAAAACAGACTGTATTCAAATCACTTCCTGTTTTGCCAGCAGAGCCACAAGTAAGTTCCAAGTGTGAAAGTGACTGTTCAAAGTGGCAAACGCAGGATGAAAAGGACAGCTACACAGCACTCTCAGAAATCTACAGCAGTGAAATCTTTGACGAAAGACTGTCATCTGCCTCTGGGCTTTCTACAGGATTGTTTTGGCCTTTACATCCCTCAGCACTTGAATTTTCAACTTATCTGTTGCATTTCTTCAAATGCTGATTTGTGGTAACTCAAATTATCTTAAGAAGAAGTCACCAAGGAGGAGCCCAAGAACTCGTAGCTAGAAGCTGTCAGAAGCTGCAGTTAGGGGATTGAGAGTGGTGAGAGAAGTCTTGGAGCAAGAATGCAGGACACCAGGGTAAAAGCCCAGTCCGTAGAATCCTTCCCTAAGCACTTTGAACACGACGAGGTCAAAGACACTTCGCTTGGCTGGTTGAGCCTTTGGAAACCCAGTGGTGTCACCCACCAGAAGACCCAAAGCTTCAGAGTACTCACACACAGTCTTTCTCCTGGGAAGTGGTCTTTAAGAAGGTATCTAATTCTTTATCTAATACTGAGTTGTTAATAATAGCATCCAACTCATGGAGgagttgtgaggatcaaatgagttaacTCATTATAAGTCTCTTAGAAATATGTCTGCTTAAACCGTCCCCTTCTAATTGAGTTCCCAAACTGTCCTCTAAGCATTCAAAACACTCCCCAACtccctttgttttctgtttgtttgtttttgttttttgagacggagtctcgctctgtcgcccaacctggagtgcaatggtgcgatctccgctgactgcaacctctgcctcctgggctgaagtgattctcctgtctcagcctcccgaataactgggattacaggcgcccgccaccacgcctggctaatttttatatttttagtagagatgaggtttcaccatgttggtcaggctggggttgaactcttgacctcaagtgatccacccaccttggcctcccaaagtgctgggattacaggcatgagccaccatgcccagcccccaaccccctcccccaactctcTTTTATAAGTATGTTTTGTTCTCACTATTCTTAGAGCCAGTGCTTTTACCCTAGGGGAAAATGGAACATCTGGATAGGCAGATTGCCATGGATGACTCTGTCCTTAATGGACTATGTGACTTTGGCTGAAATATAAGCTGCAGTTTGCTCATTAGTAAAATGGGAACAACGAATTTTATCTCATAGGGTTGTAGTGAGAATAACATAACTAATGTTTAAAAAGTGCAAGCCAGTCCCTTctgcagaaaataataataataataaaataacaaaaacaatccTCACTTTATTCATGGACGTTGAAATTTGAGTTTCATATCATTTTCACATGTCATGAAATACTATCCTTCTTTGAATTTActttaaccatttaaaaacataaaagttattGGTAGCTCATGGGCTGCACAAAACAGGTGGGTAGGGCTGGGTTCGGCCACAGGCCCTATTTGGTCAGGCCCTGATTTAGCTCCTCTGCCCTTCACTCATCCTTGGATAAGGTCTTTGCTAGTTCTCTACTCACATCTCTATCCAACCAGCCTTCCATTTCCTCAGATTGGCTCTGACAAACTTTTGCTTGTATTACcatcttccatttttctctttagagCTCAAcccaaatcattcattcattcattcatgtgtacatctatctgtttttgtttcattttaaccCAAACCAAAAATGGCCAATAATGTATTCATCTATTGAATAAATGTTCAGTAAGAGTTACTGTTGGCTATTCTGCTGAGGAATACTCCTGACATGACTTTCTCTTGGAAAGCTGCTGCTAAGACCTCCCTTAACTGAAACTTGGTCTTCTGAGACTACCACCTCCCTTGTCTGCTGTCAGATATTCTCCAAAGAGCCTGTTCTTCATGTGGATCCCATTGAGGACTTCCTTTCCATTCCCACTGTTTCCACCCTACTTgagattctctttatttttcacttattgtgctattttaaaacaaaacaaaacaaaacaaaaacaaaaacaaacttttaagttcaagggtacctgtgcagatttgttacataggtaaacatgtttCATGGGGGCTTGTTTTACAGATCATTTCaccactcaggtattaagcctagtaccccctagttatttttcctgattctctccttcttcccacaCTCCACCTCCAATAGGCCCAGTATGTGTTTTTCCCATCTAATGTTtccatattttctcattatttagctcccacttataagtgagaatatgcagtatttgggtttctgttcctgcattagttcgctaaggataatggcctccagttccatccatgtccccacaaaggacatgatctcatccttttttatggctgcttagtattccatgatatacatacatcacattttctttgtccagtctgtcattgatgagcatttaggttgatttcatgtatttgttattgcatatagtgttgcaataaacattcacatacatgtgtgtttataacagaacaatttatattcctttgggtataatatacccagtaatgggattgctgggttgaatgggatttctgtctttaggtctttgaagaatcgccacactgtcttccacaatggttgaactaacactcccaccaacggggtataagtgtttccttttctcaacAACtttgccagcacctgttatttttttactttttcataatagccactGTGAccggtgtgaggtggtatctcattgtagtttttatttgcatttctctaacgataaGTGACGTTGAACTTTTtgttcatatgattgttggctgcatatatgtcttcttttgaaaagtatctattcatgtcctctatccacttttaatgtttttttttcttgtaaatttatttaagttttttatagatgatggatactagacctttgtcaggtgcatagtttgcaaaaattttctcccattctatcaGTTGTTTATTCCTGTTCATAGTTTCCTTTTGCTGTAGAGACGATCCTTAGTGTAATTAGTTctcatttgtcaacttttgcttttggtgtcttcatcatgaaatctttgtccatgtgTATGTCCtgcatggtattgcctaggttgtcttccagggtttctatagttttgcgttttatatttaagtctttaatccatcttgagttaatttttatatatggtgtaaagaaggggtgCAGTTTCAACCTTCTGCATTTGTCTGGCCAGTTATCCTATACTGTGctgtttttttaattgggtttccTGCTTTAGGAATCACACAGATCCTAACCAATTTTATTGCCATGTCaacttcatgtttctttttctttttaaagtaagtttaGATAAAGacactcttttctttctcttataataTTTAGTCTCCCCACTGACCCCCAAGTCAAGTACAAGATCCACTCTGCAGCTCCCCCAATAATTATCCAGAATTGTGTCTCATTTATCTCTAGTTTTGCATTTATATCCCCTTCAAATTGTGCTGCTTCTCTGGATACGTTCCTATGCTTTTTTGCCTACAGCCTCTCCTCACAATAGTTCCTTCTGTAACATGCTGCTTCCTTTCTTACCACATCCATTGAAAAATTTTCTATTCTTCATATGCTACCACTTTCATATATCCTTCCATATTTCCCTCAAAAAATTCAGCACTCATGCTCATAATTTCTGATATTCTTGCAAGCATTCATCCTTGTGTTATTGTTGTTTAATATATTCGCCTTAACTCCCCTGCTTGTCCCCATGTGACTTAGCTCATAAAGACAGGAACTGAGTCACAGCTACCTCCCTGATGTGTTGCCCAAAGTAgactttcagttcttttttaaataattaagaatgTGCTTGAGCATTTACACTCTTGAGATGTTGTCTGCTATCAGATGTCCTCCATCCTTTTCATTATTGAGTAGCTCTATATGTTACCAATAACACCAGACTTccatttcttgagcacttactatgtgccagaaattGTATGGACCttataaaatttaatgtaaatcCTACATTTACTTGGAGTATATCCAAGGATTTACTCTTTGTAGTACCTCCATCAACTTCCCCctattacaaatgagaaaaccaagtttCTGAGAGATTAAGCTACCTAGCCAAAAACTGCAGGACTGGTGTTGAATTGTAGGTCTGTCAAATCCCAGGACTAGCGCTCTCACAAAAAATCTTTATATTCAGCCAAAACTTGCTGCCCTGTAATTCTTAGATAGTACTCCTATTTCTGGTTGCTTAAACTAAACAGAAGTAATTCAGTTCTTTCTC
This region of Theropithecus gelada isolate Dixy chromosome 12, Tgel_1.0, whole genome shotgun sequence genomic DNA includes:
- the LOC112636609 gene encoding histamine N-methyltransferase-like isoform X2, whose protein sequence is MASSMRSLFSDHGRYVESFRRFLSHSTEHQCMQEFMDKKLPGIIARYQNCC
- the LOC112636609 gene encoding histamine N-methyltransferase-like isoform X1; translated protein: MASSMRSLFSDHGRYVESFRRFLSHSTEHQCMQEFMDKKLPGIIARIGDTKSEIKILSIGGGAGMNNIFLKFIFHFKHYAV